The following is a genomic window from Solanum lycopersicum chromosome 6, SLM_r2.1.
AACGTCAAACAAGCTCTAAACAAGGTGagatactaaaaatataaaattaaatcgTAATCGACAAGTCAATCATAAAATTAGtttattaacttattaatattgGGTTATCGAAAAATGGATAGTGAATGgattaaattctttttataattaacaatttaCTGTTGCAGAGTTGAATTACTCAATTTCTTTATTGGATAAAACGTTAACGTATTAAGAGTTATCACACTTACATTTTTTcctagatatattttttttaaattgcaaatataattttgttatatttttaattattgatataatcgATTAACCAAATCGAAAAAAATccaaatcaaaaaaagaaaaaccaaattaaaccaaatttattttggttcGGATTGGATTGcacttcttaaaaaaaaatcaaaaactcaAACCAAATAATATAAAACGAAACCGAAAAACCAAATGTACACCCCTATCCATAATAAGCCTTTATTAGGGCCACATAAAGGAATTGCCCTAATCAACAATACAAATCTAtttaggcttaagtcatcgaTAGCTCCTTAAAGTTGTCtgtataattcatttagacaccttaactaggACTTGTACCTATTAAACACCTCAATTATTTAGAACATGTACCTATTAAACACAAGATACTGAATACTTAAATATCACAATTTGATACACTTTGTTTGGAATTGACCCCTATATGAGCTCATATGAAAGACTTTAGTGGTAGGaaaacaattaatttgattttgtgcTAAAAACATTAATGCACGTCCGACCCATTTCCCACACTTTAGACTTGGCCTTTATACCTAGATACAATCCAAATTCATTGGATTTGAATCTAGCTACATACGTAGAACAGTTCAAATTTTAGCCTCAAAGTTTGAGGTGTTACAATTACTGAGTAATggatttttacaaaattattcgTATTtgaaagtttataattacaaatatttatttataaaaggaatatgaatatatgatttatcaATGTTGTCGCCctttgatattttgatattgTCTTTATGAATTATGACTTGATCATTTGGTAAGATTGtatgaaaattgagaaaattttgatatttttcacaATTTGTTAAAGTTTTcataataaggaaaaaatacaacttaagaaatttaaattacatgtcccaacaaaacattaattttatatttaatttaatttcatatcatgatttcatatcgCATGTTCAAACAGATAAAGTTACTCCCGAGGAAGCGTCTTATTTGCCGCACTATTTTATAGAAatatgattaattttcaaaggaAGTACATGTATTAAATATCCAAATATTGGTATGACTGAATTTGCAAGCATATTGATTATATTgtcttcatttatattttaagatataatttattttcaaatggcTTGCCCTATTTTTGTCAATCTCTTCAAATGGCGAATTCttaataaaacttgtattactTCAGAAGgattttgattatattattttcatttatattttaagatataatttatttttattaagtatttAGTCTATTTGTATCTATCACTTTATAATTGAAGTATTTATACTTTTCAAgaacaattattattaaagaaagaTACAATGAAGTAGTTCAAACTTTAGGGaagaaaatgacataaatagtcTCTTAACTATAGGAGTAGGTATAAAATGGTTCCTTAAATATACACTAAACTAATTTAGTCTTTTAACTATTCaaaaaacttatcattttttatCCCTTAAACTCTACATTTAATTAGCTATAAACTTATCAATTCTAATCctttaaatattcaaaacttATCAGGTTTGatctttattcatttttttaatacaaatagtTTAGGTTTATagatttgcaattttttttaaatatatcaattttattatttattttattttacataagaaaatttgagtaaatttaataaaatccgCACTGATTAGCATATTCAAGTGTGAGTCATTTACAACAATTTATGCTTAATTTTATCCTCGATTGAATAAAATTAGGACTATATCTTCTTTCTtcactaattttattttgaattgctGACGTTATTATTCTTTTCATAATAATAGTTTGAAGAAAGAAAGATTGGGATAGAGAaacaatttcattaaaaaaaaaataggttaaAGATCTTATTTCACGAAgattttcatttatataaaCCTAAGTCATTTGTATTAAAAAGTGGAGAAAGACCAAATGTGATAAGTTTTTAAATACTTGAAGAACTAAAATCGATAAGTTTATagttaagaaactaaaatcgATAAGTGTATGATTCAAGATCAAAATtgataagttttaaaataattaaatgactaaATCCGTTAAAATATAGTTAAGAAACCAtctatttttgtcatttttctctAGTTCAAAGGCATATCTAGGTTTCTCCGGGAATGAAGTCTTTAAGGTAAATACTCCATGTTATATGAGCACAAAGTACACTCACATATTGTTTGAACAAACGGATAAATGAAAAATCAGTTACATGCTTAGATTAATAAAcatctttattatttaaaagtgAAGGTTTTAATACGAGTTTAAAGACATTTTTACTTTTgattataatacaatataattttattaatagatATATTATGAACACAACAATCGAAGGTAGTTGTAGTGGTCTTGAAGAGCATCTGCAGATAGAATGCTAAATATGAACATATCTCTTGATCTCCCCTTTATAGTTCTGAACTTTCTTAGAACACCTTCTTTCAAGAATCCAGCTTTTTCCAACACCCTTTGCGATCCTTTATTGTCTACATCCACAAAAGCCTCAATCCTCTCAAGATCTGGCcattctttaaatatatttgatacaaCAATTTTTACTGCCTTTGTGACTATCCCTTTACCCCAATACTTGTAAGCCAATACATAACCAAGCTCTGCTCTACAACTATCCAAATACCCAGAATTTGGTGTCACAGAAATTGCCCCAATTGCTCTGTTTTTAGTGCAAATAACTCGCAACCATGGATGGAGAATTGCATTATTGTTGATGTAATCTAGAGCTTCATCTTTACAAGTGTAAGTATCCCAAGTGCAAAATTGACTGACTTTTTCATCTGTTGCCCATTCCAtgaaatcatccacatctgtCAGTTCAATTGGCCGCAGAGTTATTTCATCGATTTCTTTTCCTTCTGATTTGCTGCTTGTTTCATCCATTTTTCtagtaaaagtaaaaattaaagatatcaAAATTTGTTGGAGAATTTTGGGGGAGGAGACTTTGCAAAAGggaaaatttatgatcaaaaaGTGTGAGAGAAGGGGTCAATTTTGGTGGGCCTTTTGATTATCCAATATTTGGGTGGCGCGCAATAAATCAAATTGATAaaagttttttatatatatagttattggGTTAACGattttttaatggttttataaaataaattattgggttattgatttttaatattgagATATTGGACTAGTAATTTGCgtacaaatattatatattaatcacAATACCTTAGTAGTTATTAGGTCTTCAATTCACACTTACTTTTAGTTtacaatttcacattataaaaaaaagtttaaaatctaaaataagaGCCCTACTCCTCTTAATTTCTCATTGTTTTACGCTTGTATtagttcttttcatgtttgttattattgtttttactttatgAGCATTTGTAAAGTTACATTATTGagttttcaaatcaaattttttaaaaaaattatatatttgttttataagtattttcttattagttaaatcaaaaatcaaaccGTTAAGGAGCGAAATTGATAAACCGAAAaccgataaaaaaaatatcttattggtTTGGTTATTgctttaacatatttaaaaataaaaaatcgataatacataaaatcgaACCGAATCAACCGATGCACAcacctatatatatatcatttaactTGACTGTCGCAGTTGCTTGATTCCATCAATCCTAAGTTAGAGGATATATGGTTAAAGTTAATTCTTGTAAGTTATTCTTACAAGTATGTAGATGCTGAAATAGAAAAGTAAAGTTATTGCATTTACGGTTACAAATTCCAATTTTCAAGTAGATGCTTGTTCATTGTTACGATTCCATCAATCATTTCGTGGATGTAATATAGAATCAATCCCTCACATGTACAAGAACCTCTAGAAGATTCTCTATGGTGCTTTAAACATGTCAAACTGAGGAGACACATGAGAATATTTTACAAAGCAGGTGAAAGCTCTGCCTTAAAAGGTGCTGAGTGATGTGTGGAAGAGCAATCATAACTCTTTCATAGTGTTCGTAATTGGAGGGAAAATGGATTTAGAGGATCACAACTAGTTTGGATTAAGGCTTAGTTGTTTGATTGAATCTGTTAAGAATTCATCACCAActtaattaataactaaaacatttaaaagaaGGATCTAGAATATTCAAGTGATATGTGTGGTTTTCAATGTAATTTTAGCAGATTTTTCCTTGCATAACCTAGACATTCTGgttaaaagttttcttgataTTGGCTATACCACACTCCCATGACAGGAATTTTCCACTAGGATGCGCACATATTGGCATGAAAGTGGATAAGGGGTCATCCATGTTCACAGAAGTTGACATACGTTTCGTTTATTTATGACATTAACCTATCTGATCAATCTTCAGGGAAT
Proteins encoded in this region:
- the LOC101259756 gene encoding uncharacterized protein; its protein translation is MDETSSKSEGKEIDEITLRPIELTDVDDFMEWATDEKVSQFCTWDTYTCKDEALDYINNNAILHPWLRVICTKNRAIGAISVTPNSGYLDSCRAELGYVLAYKYWGKGIVTKAVKIVVSNIFKEWPDLERIEAFVDVDNKGSQRVLEKAGFLKEGVLRKFRTIKGRSRDMFIFSILSADALQDHYNYLRLLCS